The following are encoded in a window of Gramella sp. MT6 genomic DNA:
- a CDS encoding FAD-binding and (Fe-S)-binding domain-containing protein has translation MKAALNQLSEQLQGKLQYDALWKTIYATDASVYREMPLAVSFPKNDDDLVKLINFAKEHNTSLIPRTAGTSLAGQCTGDGIVVDVSKHFTDIIKIDKNRKMVTVQPGVIRDDLNRRLEKHGLFFGPNTSTSNRCMIGGMVGNNSSGTTSIKYGTTRDKIISLKVILSDGSRAEFKDLTPEEYQAKLKLKNLEGKIYRLINEKLGDKKNQEEILKNYPPAELHRRNTGYAIDELLTSEIFEPGKGKFNFSKLIAGSEGTLAFITEITLQLDDLPPKYTAMVAAHYPSIDSCMQAVVPAMKHSLYTCEMMDKVILDCTKESLKYRENRFFIEGDPQGILMLELRSDSESDLQDQVNSLLETLNESGLGYAFPVLFNEQIELALELRKAGLGLLGNMKGDRKAVACIEDTAVALPVLADYISDFSKIMKSYDQQAVYYAHAGAGEIHLRPILNLKKSPDVKLFRSITKDVAELVKRYNGSLSGEHGDGRVRAEFIELMFGRHIYELLKAVKYVFDPQNIFNPGKIVDAPAMDTSLRYEPDRIEPEIDTIMDFSDADGVLRLAEKCNGSGDCRKSVEAGGTMCPSYRATKDEKDTTRARANALREFLTNSDKPNRFDHPELKEVLDLCISCKGCKSECPSNVDMAALKAEFQHQYHKSNKPSFRDKAFANITQQNERASKFPGISRFVLSNGFTSGIAKKLLGVAPERELPLVGKQTLKAYYLKNREKFNIKDPIKTVYLFNDEFTNYLDVQVGKDALNLLAKLRYRVLIVDHPESGRSQISKGFLSKAKVLANKNVAIFKDLISTETPLIGVEPSAILSFRDEYLRLADDKTAANTLAKNSFIIEEFLKQEISEGNIKAEQFTQNQATIKVHAHCHQKALSNASRTFDILNLPKNYKVTIIPSGCCGMAGSFGYEKEHYEISMRIGENSLFPAVRKSDKSVIISANGTSCRHQIKDGTGRQALHPVTILRNALNRV, from the coding sequence ATGAAGGCAGCCCTAAATCAACTATCTGAACAGCTCCAGGGAAAGTTACAATATGACGCCCTTTGGAAAACAATATATGCTACCGATGCGTCGGTATATCGTGAAATGCCATTAGCGGTAAGTTTCCCGAAGAATGATGATGACCTGGTTAAACTTATCAATTTTGCAAAAGAGCATAACACCTCATTAATACCAAGGACTGCAGGAACCTCTCTGGCGGGGCAATGCACTGGAGATGGGATTGTAGTAGATGTCTCCAAGCATTTTACCGATATTATTAAAATTGATAAGAACCGTAAAATGGTTACCGTTCAACCAGGCGTTATAAGGGACGACCTGAACAGGAGGCTTGAAAAACATGGCTTGTTCTTCGGGCCAAATACCTCTACGTCTAATAGATGCATGATAGGGGGGATGGTAGGAAATAATTCCAGTGGAACTACTTCCATAAAATATGGAACAACCAGGGATAAGATCATTTCGTTAAAGGTTATCCTAAGCGATGGTTCTAGAGCTGAATTCAAAGACCTTACTCCTGAAGAATACCAGGCAAAACTTAAGTTGAAAAACCTGGAGGGCAAGATCTACCGGTTGATTAATGAAAAATTAGGCGATAAAAAAAATCAGGAGGAAATATTAAAAAATTACCCTCCTGCCGAATTGCATAGGCGTAACACTGGTTATGCGATCGATGAATTACTTACCTCAGAAATTTTTGAACCAGGGAAGGGTAAATTCAATTTCTCAAAACTGATTGCAGGTAGTGAAGGAACCCTGGCTTTTATCACCGAGATAACTCTTCAGTTGGATGATCTACCTCCAAAATATACCGCTATGGTAGCGGCACATTATCCAAGTATAGATTCATGCATGCAGGCCGTAGTGCCGGCTATGAAGCACTCTCTGTATACTTGCGAAATGATGGATAAAGTGATCCTGGATTGCACTAAGGAAAGTTTGAAATACAGGGAGAATCGCTTTTTTATTGAAGGTGATCCGCAGGGTATCCTGATGCTGGAATTAAGAAGCGATTCAGAATCTGATCTTCAGGATCAGGTTAATTCACTATTGGAAACCTTGAATGAATCTGGCCTGGGATATGCTTTTCCTGTGCTCTTTAATGAGCAAATAGAATTGGCGCTTGAACTTAGGAAGGCAGGTCTGGGACTGCTGGGAAATATGAAAGGGGACAGAAAAGCCGTAGCCTGTATTGAAGATACCGCTGTAGCTCTACCGGTCTTGGCAGATTATATTTCAGATTTCAGCAAGATCATGAAATCTTATGATCAACAAGCAGTTTATTATGCTCATGCCGGCGCCGGGGAGATACATTTACGACCAATCCTGAATTTAAAGAAATCTCCTGATGTAAAACTGTTCAGGAGCATCACTAAAGATGTCGCTGAACTGGTTAAGCGCTATAATGGCTCTTTAAGCGGTGAACATGGAGACGGAAGGGTGAGAGCTGAATTTATCGAGTTGATGTTCGGCAGACACATCTATGAATTACTGAAAGCGGTTAAATACGTTTTTGATCCTCAAAATATTTTCAATCCTGGTAAGATCGTGGATGCTCCTGCCATGGACACCTCCCTGAGATATGAACCAGACAGGATTGAGCCGGAGATCGACACTATCATGGATTTTTCTGATGCCGATGGTGTTTTGCGGTTAGCTGAGAAATGTAACGGAAGTGGCGATTGTCGTAAATCTGTTGAAGCTGGGGGAACCATGTGTCCAAGCTACCGTGCAACCAAAGATGAAAAAGACACTACAAGAGCCAGGGCAAATGCGCTTCGGGAATTTTTAACAAATTCAGATAAACCAAATCGCTTTGATCATCCTGAATTAAAGGAGGTACTTGACCTATGCATCAGCTGTAAAGGCTGTAAAAGCGAGTGCCCTTCAAATGTGGATATGGCTGCCCTTAAAGCTGAATTTCAGCATCAGTACCATAAAAGCAATAAACCCAGTTTCAGAGATAAGGCTTTTGCCAATATTACCCAACAGAATGAAAGGGCTTCGAAATTCCCTGGTATCTCGAGATTTGTGCTTTCTAATGGGTTTACCTCCGGAATTGCAAAAAAGCTCCTGGGAGTTGCACCGGAAAGGGAATTACCACTGGTAGGAAAACAAACCCTAAAGGCTTATTATTTAAAGAACAGGGAAAAGTTCAATATTAAGGATCCTATTAAAACGGTTTATCTTTTTAATGATGAATTTACCAATTATCTGGACGTACAGGTTGGTAAAGATGCTTTGAATCTGCTGGCCAAACTACGGTACAGGGTTTTGATAGTAGATCACCCTGAAAGCGGAAGAAGCCAGATATCTAAAGGATTTCTTTCAAAAGCTAAGGTTCTGGCAAATAAAAATGTTGCTATTTTCAAGGACCTTATTTCAACTGAGACCCCATTGATCGGGGTAGAACCATCTGCAATTTTGAGTTTCAGAGATGAATACCTCAGGCTGGCAGATGATAAGACTGCAGCAAATACTCTTGCAAAAAACAGTTTCATAATTGAAGAATTCCTGAAGCAGGAAATTTCAGAAGGCAATATAAAAGCAGAACAATTCACCCAAAATCAAGCTACTATAAAAGTTCATGCGCATTGCCATCAAAAAGCACTTTCTAATGCTTCAAGAACCTTTGATATCCTAAATCTGCCGAAAAATTATAAGGTTACGATCATTCCTTCAGGATGTTGCGGAATGGCCGGTTCTTTTGGTTATGAGAAAGAACACTATGAAATAAGCATGAGAATTGGAGAGAATTCCTTATTTCCAGCGGTAAGAAAAAGTGATAAATCGGTGATTATTTCGGCTAATGGAACAAGTTGCCGTCACCAAATAAAAGATGGTACTGGAAGACAGGCGCTTCATCCTGTAACTATACTTAGAAATGCCCTTAATAGAGTCTAA
- a CDS encoding PAS domain-containing sensor histidine kinase: MIEGDPRITELEERLLKKEDELEKLRQENESLKNSNLDLQEEIYQFKGLVYTSTSLITFLKGPDYIVEFANEPIKEVWGKGDNVEGKSLLEVLPELRTQGIKDYLDQVFYQGEPFHARSLPVEHDKNGEMIKHYFDFSYMPQYNADKEIIGIGIIAQDVTDRIKTEIELKESEHRYKDLIHSSNSLIAILRGPDMVIEIANDAIKKVWGKGPDVEGRSLFDVLPEIVDQGMPEIFRNVYETGEAFFAQESPIMHLKDGEMILGYFDFIYQALKDSNGEIEGVSIIASEVTNQALLNKQIKKSEREFRELVNFMPHKISLSDAEGNPVFYNQSWLNFVGKTFEEFLGQSYLDMLHPEEREDIEKEVERCLSTGENLDVEVQIRDKDGNYIWHLSKATPIKDEEGNITSWISSSTEIQKLKEDEKRQEDFLKLVSHELKTPVTSIKGYIQLLLSLLPEDMGDTEKRLPIKPYLNRIETQVERLIRLLSEMLDLSRIEQNELDLKIEKFNLNSHIMEILEDLKYSNKNVELELEQDLNCDVHADRDRIGQVVINFVTNALKYSPDSNRVKLRIYEPEKDHVSVSVEDFGIGINEKEQNQIFKRFYRISGNNDDTYEGFGIGLYLSNEIIERHNGKIYVKSELGKGSEFTFTIPLNHQKQNG, translated from the coding sequence ATGATAGAGGGAGATCCTAGGATTACGGAGTTAGAAGAACGACTACTTAAGAAGGAAGATGAGCTGGAAAAGCTTAGGCAGGAAAATGAGTCTCTTAAAAACTCAAATCTTGATTTACAGGAAGAAATTTATCAATTCAAAGGGCTGGTATATACTTCAACTTCCCTAATTACATTCCTTAAAGGACCAGATTATATTGTCGAATTTGCCAATGAACCTATCAAAGAGGTCTGGGGTAAGGGAGATAATGTAGAAGGCAAATCTCTTTTGGAAGTTCTTCCAGAATTACGCACTCAGGGAATTAAAGATTATCTCGACCAGGTTTTTTATCAGGGAGAGCCCTTCCATGCCAGAAGCCTGCCGGTGGAGCATGATAAGAATGGAGAGATGATAAAACACTATTTCGATTTCTCCTATATGCCTCAGTACAATGCAGATAAGGAAATAATTGGTATAGGTATCATTGCTCAGGATGTGACCGACCGCATAAAGACGGAAATCGAGTTAAAAGAAAGTGAGCATAGATATAAGGATCTAATTCATTCTTCAAATTCCTTGATAGCTATTTTACGGGGACCAGATATGGTAATTGAAATCGCGAATGATGCTATTAAAAAAGTTTGGGGAAAAGGTCCAGATGTTGAAGGCCGCTCCTTATTCGACGTACTTCCGGAGATTGTTGACCAGGGAATGCCTGAAATTTTCAGAAATGTATATGAAACTGGAGAAGCCTTTTTTGCCCAGGAGAGCCCTATAATGCACTTGAAGGATGGTGAGATGATCCTTGGCTATTTTGATTTTATATACCAGGCGCTGAAAGATTCGAATGGCGAAATTGAAGGAGTTTCTATTATTGCTAGTGAAGTTACCAACCAGGCCTTATTAAATAAACAGATTAAAAAGAGCGAAAGAGAATTTCGCGAGCTGGTAAATTTCATGCCACATAAGATAAGTCTTAGCGATGCTGAGGGAAACCCTGTTTTTTATAATCAAAGCTGGTTGAATTTTGTCGGCAAAACTTTTGAGGAATTTCTTGGTCAATCTTACCTTGACATGTTGCATCCTGAAGAAAGAGAGGATATAGAGAAAGAGGTGGAAAGATGCCTGTCTACAGGTGAAAACCTGGATGTAGAGGTTCAAATAAGGGATAAAGATGGAAATTACATCTGGCACCTTTCAAAGGCTACACCCATTAAGGATGAAGAAGGAAATATAACTTCCTGGATAAGTTCAAGTACCGAGATCCAGAAATTAAAAGAAGACGAGAAGAGGCAGGAAGATTTTCTTAAACTGGTAAGTCACGAGTTAAAGACCCCTGTAACCTCTATTAAGGGCTATATTCAGCTGTTATTATCATTACTCCCGGAAGATATGGGAGATACTGAGAAACGCCTTCCAATCAAGCCTTATTTAAACCGTATTGAAACCCAGGTAGAAAGGTTGATCAGGCTATTATCTGAAATGCTCGATCTTTCCCGGATCGAACAGAATGAATTGGATCTGAAAATTGAAAAATTCAATTTAAATTCGCACATTATGGAGATCCTGGAAGATTTGAAATATTCCAATAAGAACGTAGAATTGGAACTTGAGCAGGATTTAAATTGTGATGTGCATGCAGACAGGGACAGGATAGGACAGGTGGTCATTAATTTTGTTACTAACGCCCTGAAATATTCTCCTGATAGTAACCGTGTGAAATTAAGGATCTATGAACCCGAAAAGGACCATGTGTCAGTTAGTGTAGAAGATTTCGGAATTGGCATTAACGAAAAAGAACAAAATCAGATATTTAAAAGATTTTACAGGATTTCAGGTAATAATGACGATACTTACGAAGGCTTTGGAATAGGCCTTTATCTCTCGAACGAGATCATTGAAAGACATAATGGAAAAATATATGTAAAAAGCGAGTTAGGCAAAGGCTCAGAATTTACTTTTACCATCCCTCTAAATCACCAAAAACAAAATGGCTAA
- a CDS encoding response regulator, protein MAKILIVDDDQTIGLMLKDILEFSGHNVTVSQQPKKTKENIKDNDIELILLDKLISGVDGTDVCKKLKQDEEVAHIPVLMMSALHNVDEICKSAGAVDFLAKPFDMETLIEKIDQILENEDKAS, encoded by the coding sequence ATGGCTAAAATTTTAATTGTTGACGACGACCAGACCATTGGTTTAATGCTTAAGGATATTCTTGAGTTTAGCGGTCACAATGTTACCGTTTCACAGCAACCAAAGAAGACCAAGGAGAATATCAAGGATAATGATATTGAACTTATTCTCCTGGATAAATTGATCTCTGGAGTCGATGGGACCGACGTTTGTAAAAAGCTCAAACAGGATGAAGAGGTAGCTCATATTCCGGTTCTTATGATGTCTGCGCTTCATAACGTTGATGAAATATGCAAATCTGCAGGTGCGGTAGATTTTCTGGCTAAGCCATTCGATATGGAAACTCTAATAGAAAAGATCGATCAGATTTTGGAAAATGAAGATAAAGCTTCCTGA
- a CDS encoding UDP-2,3-diacylglucosamine diphosphatase: protein MKKRKPEIVVISDVHLGTFGCHAKELLEYLNTIQPKKLILNGDIIDIWQFRKSYFPQSHLEVIQKILELNTKGTEVIYITGNHDEMLRKFSDMKMGEFSIVDKLILDLDGKKAWFFHGDIFDVSVTKAKWIAKLGGWGYDLLTLLNRFLNWFLVKTGRKKYSLSKKIKSSVKSALKFISDFEKTAAELAIEQGYKYVICGHIHQPRMIRKVIKNSTCLYLNSGDWTENLTALEYQNKKWELIYHSELKKRKITNPVVAATTILQKKD, encoded by the coding sequence TTGAAAAAAAGGAAACCCGAAATAGTCGTTATTTCAGATGTACACCTTGGTACTTTTGGATGTCATGCGAAAGAACTACTGGAATATTTAAATACTATTCAGCCTAAAAAGCTCATCCTAAATGGCGACATCATAGATATCTGGCAATTCAGAAAAAGTTACTTTCCACAATCTCATCTGGAGGTGATACAAAAGATCCTGGAGCTTAATACTAAGGGTACAGAAGTTATTTATATTACGGGAAATCACGATGAGATGTTAAGAAAATTCAGCGATATGAAAATGGGAGAATTTAGTATCGTTGATAAGTTAATACTCGATCTGGATGGAAAAAAAGCATGGTTCTTTCATGGAGATATCTTTGATGTATCAGTTACTAAAGCCAAATGGATCGCCAAGCTAGGTGGCTGGGGTTATGACCTTCTAACCTTACTTAACAGGTTTCTTAATTGGTTCCTTGTAAAGACCGGAAGAAAAAAATATTCCCTTTCAAAAAAGATCAAAAGCAGTGTGAAAAGCGCTCTAAAATTTATTTCAGATTTTGAAAAAACGGCAGCAGAGCTTGCTATAGAACAAGGCTATAAATATGTTATTTGCGGCCATATCCACCAACCAAGAATGATCAGGAAAGTCATTAAGAACAGTACCTGCCTTTATCTAAATTCTGGTGACTGGACAGAAAACCTGACCGCCCTGGAATACCAGAACAAGAAATGGGAACTGATTTACCATTCAGAATTAAAAAAAAGAAAAATAACAAATCCCGTGGTCGCAGCAACAACTATCCTTCAGAAGAAAGATTAA
- the aroC gene encoding chorismate synthase, with protein MPGNSFGKMFKLTTFGESHGVAIGGVIDGCPAGLEIDIESVQNDLNRRRPGQSAIVTQRKEPDTVEFLSGIFEGRSTGTPIGFTIKNANQKSKDYSHIKDTYRPSHADYTYDEKYGVRDYRGGGRSSARETACRVVAGSIAKQFLKNIEINAFVSSVGKMELQKNYTELDFSEIEKNPVRCPDPELASKMEAYIKEVRAEGDTVGGTVQCVIKNVPKGLGEPVFDKLHAELGKAMLSINAVKGFEYGSGFEGTKMRGSEHNDHFNTDGTTKTNLSGGIQGGISNGMDIYFKVAFKPVATLIQKQNTINSKGEEVEMQGKGRHDPCVVPRAVPIVESMAALVLADFFLQNKSSKI; from the coding sequence ATGCCCGGAAATTCCTTTGGTAAAATGTTTAAACTAACCACTTTTGGCGAATCACATGGTGTGGCCATAGGGGGTGTGATCGATGGTTGTCCAGCAGGACTCGAGATCGATATAGAAAGTGTTCAAAATGATCTTAATAGAAGACGTCCAGGACAATCTGCTATTGTTACTCAAAGAAAGGAACCCGATACGGTGGAATTTCTCTCCGGAATCTTTGAAGGCAGATCAACAGGAACTCCAATTGGCTTTACCATTAAAAATGCCAACCAGAAGTCCAAGGATTATTCTCATATAAAAGATACTTATCGTCCTTCCCATGCAGATTATACTTATGATGAAAAGTATGGCGTTCGTGATTATCGTGGCGGTGGAAGGTCTTCAGCAAGAGAAACTGCATGCAGGGTAGTGGCCGGAAGCATAGCCAAACAATTCCTCAAGAATATTGAGATCAATGCCTTTGTCTCTTCAGTGGGGAAAATGGAGTTGCAGAAAAATTATACTGAATTGGATTTTTCAGAAATCGAAAAAAATCCAGTGCGTTGTCCAGATCCTGAGTTGGCGTCAAAAATGGAAGCCTATATTAAGGAAGTAAGGGCTGAAGGTGATACCGTGGGTGGGACAGTGCAGTGTGTGATTAAAAATGTTCCAAAAGGTTTGGGAGAACCTGTATTTGATAAGCTCCATGCAGAACTCGGGAAAGCCATGCTTTCAATAAATGCCGTAAAAGGATTTGAATATGGTAGTGGTTTTGAAGGAACGAAAATGAGAGGAAGTGAACATAATGATCATTTTAATACCGACGGTACTACTAAAACAAATTTGAGCGGTGGTATTCAGGGAGGAATTTCCAACGGAATGGATATCTATTTCAAGGTTGCTTTTAAACCGGTAGCCACACTTATACAAAAGCAAAACACGATCAACTCGAAAGGAGAAGAGGTAGAGATGCAGGGCAAGGGACGTCATGATCCTTGTGTAGTGCCCAGAGCAGTTCCAATCGTAGAATCTATGGCTGCCCTGGTGTTAGCCGACTTTTTTCTTCAGAATAAATCATCCAAAATCTAA
- a CDS encoding dicarboxylate/amino acid:cation symporter, with amino-acid sequence MKKLALHWQILLGMAAGVVFALIMTNFSWGADFVGDWIKPFGNIFINALKLIAVPLILASLIKGISDLKDISKLSKMGTRTIATYIMTTVIAVSIGLVLVNVIGPGRTISEETRSDLIASYEGDASVRITDAQKQKEAGPLQALEDLVPSNIFGAASDNANMLQVIFFAIFFGIGLILIPEKTAKPVKEFFDGFNEVILKMIDIIMLTAPYGVFALLAALVVESPSTDLFAALAMYALTVLVGLALMIGVYVLLVWIFTKNTPSFFINGIAPAQLLAFSTSSSAATLPVTMERVEEHMGVHREVTSFVLPIGATINMDGTSLYQAVAAVFIAQAFGMDLSLGAQLGIIATATLASIGSAAVPGAGMVMLVIVLAQAGIPEAGLALIFAVDRPLDMCRTTVNVTGDAAVSLMVAKSVDMMGPPNVKEWDDDYHPEPENISETEKV; translated from the coding sequence ATGAAAAAACTTGCACTGCATTGGCAGATATTATTAGGAATGGCAGCCGGGGTAGTATTTGCCCTTATAATGACCAATTTTAGTTGGGGAGCAGATTTTGTTGGTGATTGGATCAAACCTTTTGGTAATATCTTCATTAATGCTCTTAAGTTAATTGCAGTGCCATTGATCCTGGCATCTCTTATCAAGGGAATATCAGATCTTAAAGATATATCGAAGTTATCTAAAATGGGTACGCGTACTATCGCGACCTATATTATGACCACCGTAATCGCTGTAAGTATTGGTCTGGTCCTGGTAAATGTCATTGGTCCTGGAAGAACAATTTCAGAAGAAACACGAAGTGACCTTATCGCAAGTTATGAAGGCGATGCTTCGGTAAGGATCACCGATGCTCAAAAGCAGAAGGAAGCCGGACCTTTGCAGGCTCTGGAAGATCTAGTGCCTAGTAATATTTTTGGTGCTGCCAGTGACAATGCTAACATGTTACAGGTTATATTCTTTGCTATTTTCTTCGGAATAGGCCTGATCCTTATCCCGGAAAAAACAGCAAAACCCGTCAAGGAATTTTTTGATGGCTTTAATGAGGTCATCCTGAAGATGATAGATATTATAATGCTTACCGCACCTTATGGTGTATTTGCGCTTTTAGCAGCCCTGGTAGTGGAGTCGCCAAGTACAGATCTTTTTGCAGCCCTGGCAATGTATGCTCTAACCGTGTTGGTAGGTCTTGCCTTGATGATTGGCGTCTATGTATTGCTGGTTTGGATATTTACCAAGAACACTCCGTCATTCTTCATTAACGGGATCGCTCCGGCCCAGCTTCTGGCATTCTCCACAAGTTCAAGTGCCGCAACCCTTCCTGTAACTATGGAAAGGGTAGAAGAGCATATGGGAGTTCACAGGGAAGTTACCAGTTTCGTTTTGCCAATTGGTGCAACCATTAACATGGATGGTACAAGTTTATACCAGGCAGTTGCGGCGGTTTTTATAGCTCAGGCTTTCGGAATGGATCTTAGTTTAGGAGCACAATTAGGAATTATTGCTACTGCTACTCTGGCCTCTATAGGTTCAGCAGCAGTTCCCGGAGCGGGAATGGTAATGCTGGTGATCGTTCTGGCACAGGCAGGAATTCCCGAAGCAGGTTTAGCACTAATCTTTGCAGTAGACAGACCACTTGATATGTGTAGAACTACGGTGAATGTTACTGGTGATGCGGCAGTTTCTTTAATGGTTGCAAAATCTGTAGATATGATGGGACCTCCTAATGTGAAGGAATGGGATGATGATTATCACCCTGAACCAGAAAATATCTCTGAAACCGAAAAGGTTTAA
- a CDS encoding thiol-disulfide oxidoreductase DCC family protein has product MSDIPENKKIVLFDGVCNLCNEAVQRIIKHDKKDIFRFASLQSELGKKLVEERGLDPEEIDSIILIDPGVAYYRKSTAALEISRDLSGGYSLLKNFLFIPEVFRDGIYDLIASNRYKWFGRKDQCMIPTPELKAKFLD; this is encoded by the coding sequence ATGAGTGATATTCCTGAAAATAAGAAGATCGTACTCTTTGATGGGGTTTGCAATCTTTGTAACGAAGCAGTACAGCGTATCATAAAGCATGACAAGAAAGATATTTTTAGATTCGCGTCACTGCAAAGTGAACTGGGAAAAAAGCTTGTTGAAGAAAGAGGGCTGGATCCTGAGGAAATAGACTCTATAATTCTTATCGATCCTGGAGTAGCTTATTATCGAAAATCGACAGCCGCCCTTGAGATCTCGAGAGATCTTTCCGGAGGTTATTCTTTACTTAAAAACTTCCTGTTTATTCCTGAAGTTTTCAGGGATGGAATTTATGATCTTATTGCCAGTAACCGTTATAAATGGTTCGGGAGAAAAGATCAATGTATGATCCCTACTCCCGAACTAAAAGCTAAATTTCTGGATTAA